One window of Legionella pneumophila subsp. pneumophila str. Philadelphia 1 genomic DNA carries:
- the rplB gene encoding 50S ribosomal protein L2, with protein MALLKSKPTSPGKRGEIRVVHHDIYKGKPHAALVEKLKKTGGRNNQGRITVRHIGGGQRQKYRIIDFKRNKDGILGRVERLEYDPNRTALIALISYKDGEKRYIIAPSNLEVGATIQSGADSPISVGNCLPLKNIPVGTTIHCVEMKPGKGAQMLRSAGCSGQLVAKEGVYATLRLRSGEMRKIHVLCRAVIGEVSNSEHNLRALGKAGAKRWRGIRPTVRGVAMNPVDHPHGGGEGRTSGGRHPVSPWGLPTKGYKTRSNKRTDTFIVRGRKKK; from the coding sequence ATGGCACTATTAAAATCTAAACCGACTTCACCCGGAAAACGAGGTGAAATACGTGTTGTACATCACGATATCTATAAAGGTAAGCCACATGCTGCATTAGTTGAAAAACTAAAAAAAACAGGTGGAAGAAACAACCAAGGTCGTATAACTGTTAGACATATTGGTGGTGGACAACGTCAAAAATATCGAATTATAGACTTTAAACGCAATAAGGATGGTATATTAGGTCGTGTTGAGAGATTAGAATATGATCCAAATAGAACTGCCCTAATTGCACTGATATCCTACAAAGATGGTGAAAAGCGCTATATTATAGCACCATCAAATCTGGAAGTTGGAGCTACTATTCAAAGTGGAGCTGATTCACCAATTAGTGTAGGAAACTGTCTGCCACTAAAAAATATACCTGTAGGTACAACAATACATTGTGTTGAAATGAAGCCTGGTAAAGGTGCGCAAATGCTCAGAAGTGCTGGTTGCAGTGGCCAACTTGTTGCAAAAGAAGGTGTTTATGCAACTTTAAGATTACGTTCAGGAGAGATGCGCAAGATACATGTTTTATGCCGAGCTGTAATTGGTGAAGTAAGTAATAGCGAACACAACCTAAGAGCATTGGGTAAAGCTGGTGCCAAACGATGGAGAGGGATACGTCCCACTGTTCGTGGGGTCGCCATGAACCCAGTTGATCATCCACATGGTGGTGGTGAAGGACGAACATCAGGTGGACGTCATCCTGTATCTCCATGGGGATTGCCAACAAAAGGTTATAAAACTAGAAGCAATAAGCGTACTGACACATTTATTGTCAGAGGACGTAAGAAGAAATAA
- the rpsS gene encoding 30S ribosomal protein S19 — translation MARSIRKGPFIDHHLISKVEAAIESKSKKPIKTWSRRSTIVPEMIDLTIAVHNGKDHVPVFITDNMVGHKLGEFAMTRTFKGHSGDRKAKGK, via the coding sequence GTGGCTCGTTCAATTAGAAAAGGTCCATTTATTGACCATCATTTGATCAGCAAGGTAGAAGCTGCAATCGAATCAAAATCAAAAAAGCCAATTAAAACTTGGTCTAGACGTTCTACAATCGTTCCTGAAATGATTGATTTAACAATTGCTGTGCATAACGGCAAAGACCACGTTCCTGTATTTATTACAGACAATATGGTTGGTCATAAATTAGGTGAGTTTGCCATGACTCGTACATTCAAGGGCCACTCTGGGGACAGAAAGGCTAAAGGTAAGTAA
- the rplV gene encoding 50S ribosomal protein L22 — protein MEVTAKLKGAPLSAQKGRLVADMIRNMNVSGALDVLKFTPKKGAKLMLKLLESAIANAENNNGADIDDLKVGMVCVDEATTLKRISPRAKGRANRICKRTCHITIKVSDEE, from the coding sequence ATGGAAGTAACAGCTAAATTAAAAGGCGCTCCTTTATCCGCACAAAAGGGTAGATTAGTAGCCGATATGATACGTAATATGAATGTGTCTGGTGCGCTTGATGTCCTCAAGTTTACACCAAAAAAGGGTGCTAAATTAATGCTCAAATTATTAGAGTCAGCTATAGCAAATGCTGAAAATAATAATGGAGCTGATATTGATGATCTGAAAGTAGGCATGGTATGCGTTGATGAAGCAACAACTTTAAAACGTATTAGTCCCAGAGCTAAGGGTAGAGCAAATCGAATTTGCAAACGTACCTGCCATATAACTATTAAAGTGTCTGACGAGGAATAG
- the rpsC gene encoding 30S ribosomal protein S3 — MGQKVNPIGIRLGIIKDWNSKWFAGKRYAEFLIQDIKLRNDLKKKLMAAAVSKILIERPANNAVVTILTARPGVIIGKKGGGIETLRKEISDNLGVPVHLNIEEVKKPELDATLVAEGIAQQLEQRVMFRRAMKRAVTSALKAGAKGIKICVSGRLGGAEIARSEWYREGRVPLHTFRADIDYGTAESKTTYGIIGVKVWIFKGEILPQKKRSTESAQ, encoded by the coding sequence ATGGGACAAAAAGTAAACCCAATAGGTATACGCCTTGGAATAATTAAAGATTGGAACTCAAAATGGTTTGCAGGAAAGCGATATGCTGAGTTTTTAATTCAGGATATAAAACTACGTAACGATCTTAAAAAGAAATTGATGGCTGCAGCTGTTAGCAAGATACTTATTGAGCGACCAGCTAATAACGCTGTTGTAACTATCCTAACAGCAAGACCAGGTGTTATTATCGGCAAAAAGGGCGGAGGAATTGAAACACTTCGTAAAGAGATTTCCGATAACTTGGGTGTGCCAGTTCATTTGAATATTGAAGAAGTGAAAAAGCCTGAGTTGGATGCTACTTTGGTGGCTGAAGGTATTGCTCAGCAGTTAGAGCAACGTGTCATGTTCAGACGAGCTATGAAACGTGCTGTTACCTCTGCTCTGAAAGCTGGAGCAAAGGGTATTAAAATTTGTGTAAGTGGCCGATTGGGTGGTGCTGAAATTGCAAGAAGTGAATGGTACAGAGAGGGACGAGTGCCTTTACATACTTTTAGAGCTGATATTGATTATGGTACCGCTGAATCCAAGACTACCTACGGAATTATTGGCGTAAAAGTCTGGATCTTTAAGGGTGAAATTCTCCCGCAAAAGAAAAGATCAACTGAAAGCGCCCAGTGA
- the rplP gene encoding 50S ribosomal protein L16, with the protein MLQPKRTKYRKQMKGRNRGLALRGSKISFGEFGLKAVERGRLTARQIEAARRAMTRHIKRGGKIWIRVFPDKPITQKPLEVRQGKGKGSVEYWVAQIQPGKVLFEMEGVSKELAMEAFDLAKAKLPFKVMFEERTVM; encoded by the coding sequence ATGTTACAACCAAAGCGTACTAAGTACCGAAAACAAATGAAGGGTCGCAATAGAGGTTTGGCTCTTCGTGGTAGTAAAATTAGTTTCGGTGAGTTTGGTCTAAAGGCTGTAGAGCGTGGACGTTTAACTGCTAGACAAATCGAAGCAGCGCGAAGGGCTATGACACGACATATTAAGCGTGGTGGTAAAATTTGGATTAGAGTATTTCCAGATAAACCAATCACACAAAAACCACTTGAAGTAAGACAAGGTAAGGGTAAGGGAAGTGTTGAGTATTGGGTAGCCCAGATACAACCAGGTAAGGTTTTATTTGAAATGGAAGGCGTTAGCAAAGAGCTTGCAATGGAAGCATTTGACCTTGCAAAAGCAAAACTTCCTTTCAAAGTGATGTTTGAAGAGCGGACGGTAATGTAA
- the rpmC gene encoding 50S ribosomal protein L29, with the protein MKKIDELRNMSVEELQNELLSLRKDQFNLRMKKASGSLDKTHLITMVRKSVAKVKTILTEKAGK; encoded by the coding sequence ATGAAAAAAATAGATGAATTGCGCAATATGTCAGTTGAGGAATTGCAAAATGAATTGCTTTCATTACGTAAAGATCAATTTAATTTACGAATGAAAAAAGCAAGTGGCTCACTAGATAAAACACATCTGATCACTATGGTGCGTAAGTCAGTGGCAAAAGTTAAAACAATCTTGACTGAAAAGGCAGGTAAGTGA
- the rpsQ gene encoding 30S ribosomal protein S17 — protein sequence MSTNSESNARTMIGKVVSDKMDKTIVVMIERTVKHPKYGKIMKRRTKLHAHDENQVCRVGNTVKIRESRPLSKTKSWVLVEVIS from the coding sequence ATGTCTACTAATAGTGAATCAAATGCCAGAACAATGATTGGAAAAGTAGTTAGCGACAAAATGGATAAAACTATTGTAGTTATGATTGAACGTACTGTGAAACATCCAAAGTATGGGAAAATCATGAAGCGAAGAACTAAACTACACGCACATGATGAAAATCAAGTTTGCCGAGTTGGTAATACCGTAAAAATCCGTGAGTCACGACCACTCTCTAAAACGAAAAGCTGGGTATTAGTCGAAGTAATTTCATAA
- the rplN gene encoding 50S ribosomal protein L14, with translation MIQMQTVLEVADNSGARKVMCIKVLGGSHRRYARVGDVIKVSVKDAIPRSKVKKGAVMRAVVVRTAQGVRRDDGSLIRFDDNAAVLLNNQNEPIGTRIFGPVTRELRERFMKIISLAAEVL, from the coding sequence ATGATCCAAATGCAGACAGTGCTTGAAGTAGCTGATAACAGCGGAGCACGTAAAGTAATGTGTATTAAAGTACTTGGTGGATCACACAGACGGTATGCCCGTGTAGGTGATGTAATTAAAGTAAGCGTAAAAGATGCTATACCAAGAAGTAAGGTAAAAAAGGGTGCTGTAATGAGAGCGGTAGTCGTTAGAACTGCTCAAGGTGTTCGAAGAGATGATGGTTCATTGATTCGATTTGATGATAATGCAGCAGTTCTTTTAAACAACCAAAACGAGCCAATAGGAACACGTATATTTGGCCCGGTTACACGCGAGTTAAGAGAAAGATTTATGAAGATAATTTCTCTTGCCGCAGAGGTATTGTAA
- the rplX gene encoding 50S ribosomal protein L24, producing MKRIKSGDEVIVIAGKSKGHIGKVLRVIDDAVVVEGGNLIKKHIKPNPQKPENKGGIIAREAPLHVSNVAHYNPVTKKADKVGFKYLESNGVSKKVRYYKSNNEIIDRI from the coding sequence ATGAAACGTATTAAATCAGGCGATGAAGTAATTGTAATTGCCGGTAAAAGTAAAGGTCATATAGGTAAGGTTTTAAGGGTAATTGATGATGCCGTTGTAGTAGAAGGCGGAAATCTAATTAAAAAGCATATCAAGCCTAATCCACAAAAGCCTGAAAATAAGGGTGGTATTATAGCGCGTGAAGCTCCATTACACGTTTCAAATGTTGCTCACTATAATCCTGTTACAAAAAAGGCTGATAAGGTCGGCTTTAAATATCTTGAGAGTAATGGTGTTAGCAAAAAGGTTAGATATTATAAGTCTAACAATGAAATAATTGACCGTATATAG
- the rplE gene encoding 50S ribosomal protein L5 has protein sequence MARLKEFYKKDVVTMMMKRFNYSSVMEVPRILKITLNMGVGEAVGDKKVMNHAIEDMTLISGQKPVVTKARKSIAGFKIREGWPIGCKVTLRRERMYEFLDRLISITLPRVRDFRGLNPKSFDGTGNYSMGIHEQIVFPEIDYDKTDGIRGLDICITTSAKTNEEAKALLEAFNLPLKDKDRK, from the coding sequence ATGGCGAGACTTAAAGAATTTTATAAGAAAGACGTCGTCACTATGATGATGAAACGGTTCAACTATTCAAGTGTGATGGAAGTACCCAGGATTCTCAAAATAACTCTGAATATGGGAGTTGGAGAAGCTGTTGGTGACAAAAAAGTCATGAATCATGCGATTGAAGACATGACGCTGATTTCTGGTCAGAAACCCGTCGTTACAAAAGCTAGAAAATCAATAGCTGGTTTTAAAATAAGAGAGGGATGGCCAATTGGTTGTAAGGTAACGCTCAGACGTGAACGTATGTATGAGTTTCTAGATAGATTAATATCTATTACTTTACCTCGTGTAAGAGATTTTCGTGGTTTGAATCCAAAATCTTTTGATGGAACAGGAAACTACAGCATGGGAATACATGAGCAAATCGTGTTTCCAGAGATTGATTATGATAAAACAGACGGAATACGCGGTTTAGATATTTGTATTACAACAAGTGCTAAAACAAATGAAGAAGCTAAAGCTTTGTTAGAAGCATTTAATCTTCCACTGAAAGACAAAGATAGAAAATAA
- the rpsN gene encoding 30S ribosomal protein S14 encodes MAKKSMLMRESKRAKLVEKYRQRRNELKQLIKSSDDFQVIMESQAKLAKLPVNSNPVRYVTRCKQCGRPHAVYRKFNLCRICLRQQLMVGNIPGGRKSSW; translated from the coding sequence GTGGCTAAAAAATCAATGCTGATGCGAGAGTCAAAGCGTGCGAAGCTGGTAGAAAAGTACAGACAACGCCGAAACGAGTTAAAACAATTGATTAAATCATCTGATGATTTCCAGGTAATAATGGAAAGTCAGGCAAAACTAGCAAAATTACCAGTTAATTCAAATCCTGTTCGCTATGTTACTCGATGCAAGCAATGTGGAAGACCACACGCAGTTTATCGCAAGTTTAATCTTTGCAGAATTTGTTTAAGACAACAGCTTATGGTGGGCAATATCCCTGGCGGTAGAAAATCAAGCTGGTAA
- the rpsH gene encoding 30S ribosomal protein S8, with translation MHDPIADMLTRIRNGQQAKHQQVTLVSSKLKEEIARVLKEEGYIQDFFIETLPNGLKSITLKLKYYHGRPVIEFIKRISRPGLRVYKSYKDLHSIPGFGVAILSTSKGIMTHVSAKVKGVGGEVICEVA, from the coding sequence ATGCATGATCCAATTGCTGATATGCTGACTAGAATTAGAAATGGTCAACAAGCTAAACATCAGCAAGTAACATTGGTTTCTTCTAAATTAAAAGAAGAAATAGCTCGAGTTTTAAAGGAAGAAGGATATATACAAGACTTTTTTATTGAAACATTACCAAATGGTCTGAAGTCAATTACTTTAAAGCTAAAGTACTATCATGGAAGACCGGTAATTGAATTTATTAAGCGCATTAGTCGTCCAGGTTTGAGAGTATATAAATCATATAAGGATTTGCATTCAATCCCTGGATTTGGTGTGGCTATTCTTTCTACGTCTAAAGGTATAATGACCCATGTATCAGCAAAAGTAAAAGGTGTTGGTGGCGAAGTCATTTGTGAAGTGGCTTAA
- the rplF gene encoding 50S ribosomal protein L6, whose product MSRVAKAPVIHSANVEVTFVDGVITVKGPKGILTQKINKLVNIQHSKESNKLEFSPASNDPMGWAQAGTARALVRNMVQGVTEGYTVTLELVGVGYRAQSKDKSISLSLGYSHSIEYDLPKGVTVETPNNTTILLKGVDKQVLGQIASEIRAFRPPEPYKGKGVKYAGEQIVRKEAKKK is encoded by the coding sequence ATGTCTAGAGTAGCAAAGGCCCCAGTAATTCATTCAGCAAATGTCGAAGTAACATTTGTTGATGGAGTAATAACTGTAAAAGGCCCCAAAGGAATATTAACTCAAAAAATTAATAAATTGGTTAATATTCAACATAGTAAGGAATCAAACAAATTAGAATTTTCACCTGCTTCTAATGATCCAATGGGATGGGCACAAGCTGGTACAGCTAGAGCCTTAGTTAGAAACATGGTTCAAGGAGTTACTGAGGGATATACAGTTACACTAGAATTGGTTGGTGTAGGATATAGAGCGCAATCTAAAGACAAGTCAATTAGTTTGTCATTAGGATACTCACATTCTATAGAGTATGATTTACCAAAAGGTGTAACCGTAGAGACTCCTAATAACACAACCATTTTGCTGAAGGGCGTTGATAAGCAAGTTCTTGGACAAATAGCTTCTGAAATTAGAGCATTTCGACCACCAGAGCCTTATAAAGGGAAAGGTGTGAAATATGCTGGAGAGCAGATTGTTCGTAAAGAAGCTAAGAAGAAATAA
- the rplR gene encoding 50S ribosomal protein L18 encodes MNKQNARHRRGLKAKALIRKTGRSRLVVYRSGVHIYSQIVKSDQLGDKVLVASSTIDKELRSSLTGKSKVEQASLVGQLLGKRAKAAGITQVAFDRAGYKYHGRVKALAEGAREAGLDF; translated from the coding sequence ATGAATAAGCAAAACGCACGACATAGACGTGGATTAAAAGCCAAAGCCTTAATACGCAAAACAGGCCGCTCAAGATTAGTTGTGTATCGAAGTGGTGTGCATATTTATTCTCAAATTGTCAAGTCAGATCAGCTTGGTGATAAGGTGTTGGTAGCTTCATCTACTATAGATAAAGAATTGAGATCCAGTTTGACTGGAAAAAGTAAAGTTGAACAAGCCAGTTTAGTTGGTCAACTATTGGGTAAGCGTGCTAAGGCTGCAGGCATTACACAGGTTGCATTTGACAGAGCAGGTTATAAATATCATGGCAGAGTTAAAGCACTTGCTGAAGGTGCACGCGAAGCCGGATTAGATTTTTAA
- the rpsE gene encoding 30S ribosomal protein S5 — MSFDELPKSDGYQEKLVSVTRTAKVVKGGRVFGFAVLVVVGDGKGKVGFGRGKAREVPIAIQKAMDQAKKNMVYIPLSGTTIFHEITWNYGASKVFMKPASEGTGIIAGGAMRAVLEVLGVQNILAKSIGSTNPSNIVRATIGALTHIGTPDYVAAKRGKTVEEVMAG; from the coding sequence ATGTCATTCGATGAATTACCCAAGTCAGATGGATACCAAGAAAAATTGGTATCGGTAACTCGTACGGCTAAAGTTGTAAAGGGTGGACGAGTTTTTGGTTTTGCTGTTTTAGTAGTTGTAGGTGACGGAAAGGGTAAAGTAGGTTTTGGACGAGGTAAGGCAAGAGAGGTTCCAATAGCAATTCAAAAAGCTATGGACCAAGCCAAGAAAAATATGGTTTACATTCCTCTTTCAGGTACTACAATATTCCACGAAATCACATGGAACTATGGAGCTTCCAAGGTGTTTATGAAGCCAGCAAGTGAAGGTACTGGAATTATTGCTGGAGGTGCTATGCGTGCCGTTTTGGAAGTATTGGGTGTGCAAAATATTCTTGCAAAAAGCATTGGTTCTACCAATCCAAGTAACATTGTTCGTGCCACTATTGGTGCATTGACACACATTGGTACGCCGGACTATGTAGCAGCCAAACGTGGAAAAACAGTTGAAGAAGTAATGGCAGGCTAA
- the rpmD gene encoding 50S ribosomal protein L30: MGKKIKITLVKSTIGRKPKHVAIAKQLGLGKTNSSVVHSDTPAIRGLVNEINYLLLVEESA, from the coding sequence ATGGGAAAAAAAATTAAAATAACCTTGGTTAAAAGCACGATAGGTAGAAAACCAAAGCATGTTGCTATAGCCAAACAGCTGGGTTTAGGTAAAACAAATTCAAGTGTGGTTCATAGTGATACTCCTGCAATTCGTGGACTTGTAAATGAAATTAATTACCTGTTGTTGGTTGAGGAGAGTGCATAA
- the rplO gene encoding 50S ribosomal protein L15: MNLNTLSPDPGSRPSRRRVGRGIGSGLGKTCGKGHKGQKSRAGGYHKINFEGGQMPIQRRLPKMGFKSRVGRTIDEVSLGELAKLNDEVIDLVALRKAGLINNSIKDVKVILSGELTAAIKLKGLRVTKGARSAIESLGGSIEE; this comes from the coding sequence ATGAATTTAAATACATTATCGCCAGATCCAGGTTCCAGACCCTCAAGAAGACGAGTGGGGAGAGGTATTGGTTCTGGATTAGGCAAAACTTGTGGCAAAGGTCATAAAGGTCAAAAATCAAGAGCAGGTGGTTACCACAAAATTAATTTTGAAGGTGGTCAAATGCCTATACAAAGACGATTACCCAAAATGGGTTTCAAGTCTAGAGTAGGTCGAACCATTGATGAGGTGAGTTTGGGTGAGCTTGCAAAATTGAATGATGAAGTAATTGATTTAGTTGCTTTACGTAAAGCAGGTTTAATTAATAACTCAATCAAAGATGTTAAAGTAATTTTATCTGGCGAGCTGACTGCAGCAATTAAGCTTAAGGGTTTAAGAGTCACTAAAGGAGCTCGTTCTGCTATTGAGAGTTTAGGCGGTAGTATAGAAGAGTGA
- the secY gene encoding preprotein translocase subunit SecY translates to MKNQKHNGSKPRGGLAELKSRLMFVVLGILVYRLGAHIPVPGLDPAKLANFFSEQQNTIFGLFNMFSGGALSRVTVFAIGIMPYISASIIIQLFSVVSPKLEQLKKEGESGRRKINQYTRYLTLLLSIFQSMGMARWLASQQIAMQPDFSFYFTAVVTLVTGTMFLMWLGEQITEKGVGNGISLIIFSGIVSSMPNAIGSVLQQVKEGQMQALTLVIIAAVVIVVTGFVVFMERAQRRIRVNYAQRTQGRKVYAAQTSHLPLKINMSGVIPPIFASSIILLPATLAQFFSQTKGLGWLSDVGMALSPGQPLYLIVYAAAILFFAFFYAALVFNPKDTADNLKKSGAYIPGIRPGEQTTKYIDSVMTRLTLVGAIYLVLVCLLPQILMYTWHVPFYFGGTSLLIIVVVIMDFVAQVQAHLMTQQYDSLLKKANFRGTKLPGLL, encoded by the coding sequence ATGAAAAACCAAAAGCATAACGGTAGTAAGCCTCGTGGTGGATTAGCCGAACTAAAGTCAAGACTGATGTTTGTTGTTCTAGGCATATTAGTTTACCGATTAGGTGCTCATATACCTGTTCCAGGATTAGATCCTGCAAAATTAGCTAATTTTTTTAGTGAACAGCAAAACACTATATTTGGCTTGTTTAATATGTTTTCTGGTGGAGCCCTGTCTCGTGTAACAGTGTTTGCGATTGGTATTATGCCTTATATTTCTGCATCAATTATTATTCAACTGTTTTCTGTAGTTTCTCCCAAGCTGGAGCAACTAAAGAAAGAGGGTGAATCAGGTCGTAGAAAAATAAATCAATATACCAGATATTTAACATTGCTCTTGTCAATATTTCAGTCTATGGGTATGGCGAGATGGTTGGCTAGTCAGCAAATTGCTATGCAACCAGATTTCTCATTCTATTTTACTGCTGTTGTAACTTTAGTTACAGGCACTATGTTTTTAATGTGGTTGGGTGAGCAAATTACAGAAAAAGGTGTTGGTAATGGAATTTCCTTAATTATCTTTTCTGGAATTGTCTCTAGCATGCCAAATGCTATAGGATCTGTCCTCCAGCAAGTTAAGGAAGGTCAGATGCAAGCTCTTACACTAGTTATAATTGCAGCAGTAGTAATTGTAGTAACTGGTTTTGTTGTATTTATGGAGCGTGCTCAACGACGAATTCGTGTTAATTATGCACAGAGAACGCAAGGTAGAAAGGTATATGCAGCCCAAACGAGTCATTTACCATTAAAAATAAATATGTCAGGTGTGATTCCACCAATATTTGCATCTAGCATTATTTTATTACCAGCAACTTTAGCTCAATTTTTTTCACAAACTAAAGGGCTGGGATGGTTATCTGATGTTGGAATGGCACTATCACCAGGTCAACCCTTATATTTGATAGTGTATGCAGCAGCTATTTTGTTCTTTGCATTCTTTTATGCTGCCTTAGTGTTTAACCCTAAGGATACAGCAGATAACCTGAAAAAATCAGGAGCATATATTCCTGGAATTCGTCCAGGAGAGCAAACAACTAAATATATCGATTCAGTGATGACTCGTTTGACTTTAGTTGGAGCCATTTACTTGGTTTTAGTATGTTTGTTACCACAAATTTTAATGTATACCTGGCATGTTCCATTTTATTTTGGTGGTACTTCGTTGCTGATTATAGTTGTTGTTATTATGGATTTTGTAGCACAGGTACAAGCTCATTTAATGACTCAGCAATATGATTCTTTATTAAAAAAGGCGAATTTTAGAGGTACTAAGTTACCTGGTCTGCTATGA
- the rpmJ gene encoding 50S ribosomal protein L36, producing MKVRASVKRICRNCKIIKRSGTIRVICKDARHKQKQG from the coding sequence ATGAAAGTAAGAGCATCAGTAAAGCGAATATGTCGCAATTGTAAAATAATAAAAAGAAGTGGCACTATACGAGTAATTTGTAAGGATGCCCGTCATAAACAAAAGCAAGGGTAA
- the rpsM gene encoding 30S ribosomal protein S13, translating to MARIAGVNIPDHKHVVIALTAIYGIGKTTSLKLCKTVDIDPSVKVSQLSDAQLESLRTEIAKITVEGDLRRVVTMNIKRLMDLGCYRGLRHRRGLPLRGQRTKTNARTRKGRRKGTSS from the coding sequence ATGGCTCGTATTGCAGGAGTTAATATACCTGATCATAAACATGTGGTAATCGCTTTAACAGCAATTTATGGTATTGGTAAAACAACATCATTGAAATTATGTAAAACAGTTGATATAGATCCTTCAGTTAAAGTTTCTCAATTATCAGATGCTCAGTTGGAATCTTTGAGAACTGAAATTGCGAAAATTACTGTAGAGGGTGATCTTCGACGTGTTGTAACAATGAACATAAAAAGACTAATGGATCTTGGTTGTTATAGAGGATTAAGACACAGGAGAGGATTGCCGTTGCGCGGACAGCGTACGAAAACTAATGCTCGTACCAGAAAAGGCCGTAGAAAAGGCACTAGTAGTTGA
- the rpsK gene encoding 30S ribosomal protein S11, with the protein MAITKSKQQKTRKKVKRVVSDGIVHIHASFNNTIVTFTDRQGNALCWATSGGSGFRGSRKSTPYAAQVATERAAAVAKEYGMKSVAVFVHGPGPGRESTIRELITQDFKIVEITDVTGIPHNGCKPPKKRRV; encoded by the coding sequence ATGGCAATAACAAAGTCAAAGCAGCAAAAAACACGAAAAAAGGTAAAACGCGTAGTGTCTGATGGCATAGTACACATTCATGCATCTTTCAACAATACTATAGTTACCTTTACAGATAGACAAGGTAATGCATTATGCTGGGCAACATCTGGTGGATCTGGCTTCAGAGGTTCTAGAAAGAGTACTCCTTATGCTGCGCAAGTTGCAACTGAGCGAGCTGCTGCTGTTGCTAAAGAATATGGTATGAAATCTGTTGCAGTTTTTGTGCATGGTCCTGGTCCTGGTCGTGAATCTACTATTCGTGAATTAATAACCCAGGATTTTAAAATTGTTGAAATTACCGATGTAACTGGCATACCACATAATGGTTGTAAGCCACCTAAAAAACGTCGTGTATAA
- the rpsD gene encoding 30S ribosomal protein S4 has translation MARYLGPKCKLSRREGCDLLLKSGVRDHKSKCKSEKLPGQHGDKKPRLNSYGIQLREKQKIRRLYGILEKQFRNYYKKAARQKGSTGENLMALLERRLDNVVYRMGFASTRAEARQLVAHKAILVNDKVVNVPSFLVNPGDTVSVRQKAKNQGRIQAALALSEQRAPCDWITVDTGSFKGTFSTAPTLMDLSSDYNVNLVVELYSK, from the coding sequence ATGGCTAGATATCTTGGTCCTAAATGTAAATTATCACGACGCGAAGGTTGTGATTTATTACTTAAAAGTGGGGTTCGTGATCATAAATCCAAGTGTAAATCTGAAAAGTTACCTGGACAGCATGGTGATAAAAAACCTCGTTTAAATAGTTATGGAATTCAGCTTAGAGAGAAACAAAAGATTAGAAGGCTTTATGGGATTCTTGAAAAGCAATTCCGTAATTATTACAAAAAAGCGGCTAGACAAAAGGGCTCTACAGGTGAAAATTTAATGGCCCTATTGGAAAGACGTTTAGATAATGTTGTTTACCGTATGGGTTTTGCCAGTACACGTGCTGAAGCTAGACAACTAGTTGCACATAAGGCAATACTTGTAAATGATAAAGTAGTTAACGTACCTTCTTTTCTGGTTAATCCTGGGGATACTGTATCAGTTCGACAAAAGGCTAAAAACCAAGGACGTATCCAAGCTGCTTTAGCTTTATCTGAACAAAGAGCACCCTGTGATTGGATTACTGTAGATACTGGTTCTTTTAAAGGTACATTTTCTACAGCACCGACGTTAATGGATTTATCTTCAGACTACAACGTAAACCTTGTTGTAGAACTTTACTCTAAGTAA